GAAAGGAATTTCTCTCCTCGCGGCACTCATGTCTTGCGGGTATATATTCCTTCCTTCTTAATCATTCATTTCTTAGTTATTTCTGATGATAATGCTATATATTTGTTGCATGCAGTTACGCGATGATAGCATTTGTGACATCGACAATCATGGGTGTGAAAAACCACGAGCATGTTGATCATTCGCTTCGATCTCATACGACACCAAGCCAAGTATTTGATATGTTGGGTGGATTAGGAACAATAGCATTTGCTTTTGCCGGACACAGCGTGGCTTTAGAGATTCAAGCCACAATCCCTTCAACTCCAGAGAAACCCTCAAGAATTGCAATGTGGAGAGGCGTTGTCGTGGCTTACGTCATCGTAATATTTTTCTATCTTGCAGTTGCAATCTctggcttttgggcttttggcaATACTGTAGAGGATGATGTTCTCATCTCACTAGAAAAACCTGCTTGGCTCATCGCAGCCGCTAACCTAATGGTGTTTTTCCATGTTATAGGAAGCTATCAGGTAATTGAACAAACACACACTTATAACTAGTAAAAGCATGCATACATTATTATATACCATTAAGACAGTTATACGGCATTATCAATTAACTACTTAATTAATTGCTAATGcttccttattttttattatatatatattcaggtCTTTGCAATGCCTGTGTTTGATCTGATCGAGTCAGTTTTAGTAAATAATTTACGTTTCAAGCCAGGATTACTATTGCGTTTCATTGCTCGCAGTGCATACGTACGTAAGTACCATTCTCTCTATGAATAATAAAACTACTACTGGCCGGTATATTTATGACCAATGTCTTACACTTTTTGCTCAAATATGTGACATCTTTTGTGAATAGATGATGTTTGATTTTCTTGAAACTTTTTACAGTCGTAGCAGGGTTCATTGCAATGTGCATTCCATTTTTTGGAGGATTGTTAGGACTATTTGGAGGTTTAGTGTTCTCCTCGACATCTTATTACGTAAGTTCATATACAATCTCAATTGATGAAACAACGACACAGATTATTTAACATTTTATTTATCTTGGTAATTAGTATAGGTGTAGCATTTAAGTTGCTGAATTGAATTTGGTGCAGATGCCTTGCGTTATGTGGATTGTCGTTCACAAACCAAAAAGATTTAGTATGCACTGGTGGGCCTCATGGGTATGTTCACAAACCCACTTTCTCTCATGCTAATCACACATATGCGGACACGTTGCGCATCACACATATGCGCATGTCAAATCTCAATGCGTAATTGAGTGATGTTCATAAAATATTAGCGAGTTTTTCAGTGACATACTATCTTTATTTTATCAAACTATTATTAtggttttttaagttttttatatTATGCAAAAGCTAAACTCCACatgttttattttgtgtttgatttcagTTTTCGATCGTGGTGGGCGTGCTGCTGGCTCTTTTTTCACCCATAGGAGGAGCACGCGAAATTATTATGCAAGCCAAAAGTTACAAAATGTTTTCTTAGTGCTCGATCGTACATTTGTTTATCTACTTAATTAGAATATAGATCATCGAATAGATAGTCTGCAAGATGTGGTTTATAGACAGAAAAGTCCCACAttgtctttttcttcttttgtgtttttgcattcTTGTTTTGGATTTTCTGCAAAAACAAGAATGCAGTGTTGGAACTCAGTTTAATTGTCAGCTAAAATTCATTAATTCATTTGATAGCAAATTTTGAATTCGTTTTGTAGATatcaaaatttcggtgaaataaatgttcacaAACGATTAAAGTTTCAATGTGTCAGGGCATACGTGGCATGCACCACGTGTCTCACAAAATCATACACATGGATATGACTCATCCAAATCGAACGAGTCATCAAGAATGACATATGTCAACATCTAGCAgaaatgaattatttgatttttatttagttAAATCAAATGTTAATTGATGGAGTCAAATCACGAACTGGCCCACAAATAGAGTACTGGTTCTTTCGTCAATTAATCAAGCCCACAATCAAGGCCAAATCCATCCTTAGTCAAGGCTTGGAGagtctataaataggaggttCTAAGACAAAGAAAGGGATCCGAAAATTATTTCATGCCCAGACGCTGAtgctttgaaattttgaaactctCAAGCATTCAAACCACCAGAACACTCAAACACTCAAGAAGACTTGGAAAACCCTTCgtgttcttcgtcaaatcccgAGAAGAACCACCAAGCACCCCTACATGTGCTAGCTCCTCCATTGCCAAGAGCCAAAACCTTGTGGCATtcattcatccaagatcaagtcattgcgatccttggatcaacaacactacaCATCTACACATTTCGGAGATCAATTCAGAGGATCAAGTtgtaaagagattgtaaccctacaaattcattaatataaaattattttgtacacgtgttctcttGTCATTT
Above is a window of Malus sylvestris chromosome 15, drMalSylv7.2, whole genome shotgun sequence DNA encoding:
- the LOC126601834 gene encoding lysine histidine transporter-like 5; its protein translation is MTDQHQSSAQAENTTNENEAARRAQEQLDINNWLPITADRNAKWWYSAFHNVTAVVGAGILGLPYALSGCGWGPGIAAIFLSWVITFYSFWQLIRLHEIVPGQRFDRYSELGQHCFGPKLGYWIIMPQQMTVQVASCIVYTVTGGKSLKKFFELVVPSIGHIRQTYFILFFTVLQLGLSQSPNFNSLKGISLLAALMSCGYAMIAFVTSTIMGVKNHEHVDHSLRSHTTPSQVFDMLGGLGTIAFAFAGHSVALEIQATIPSTPEKPSRIAMWRGVVVAYVIVIFFYLAVAISGFWAFGNTVEDDVLISLEKPAWLIAAANLMVFFHVIGSYQVFAMPVFDLIESVLVNNLRFKPGLLLRFIARSAYVLVAGFIAMCIPFFGGLLGLFGGLVFSSTSYYMPCVMWIVVHKPKRFSMHWWASWFSIVVGVLLALFSPIGGAREIIMQAKSYKMFS